AATCCGGATGCTCCGGTGATCCGCGGCACTGCCCAGAACCCGGATATCTATTTCCAGGAGAGGGAAGCTGTCAACAAGTACTATGATGCTATCCCGGCTCTGGTAGAGGAGTGCATGGCAGAGCTGGCCAAGGTCACCGGCCGTGAGCACCACCTCTTTGATTACTATGGTGCCGAGGATGCAGACCGCATCATCATCGCCATGGGTTCCGTCTGCCAGGCTGTGCAGGAGACGGTGGATTACCTGAACAAGAACGGTGAGAAGGTAGGCCTCCTGTCCGTGCACCTCTATCGTCCTTTCTCCCTGGAGCATTTCTTCAAGTTCCTGCCCAAGACCGTGAAGAAGGTGGCAGTGCTTGACCGCACCAAGGAGCCGGGCGCCATCGGCGAGCCTCTGTATCTGGATGTGAAGAGCGCTTTCTACAGCTCCGACCTGAACCCCGTCATCGTAGGCGGTCGTTATGGTCTGGGCGGCAAGGACACCACTCCGGACCAGATTTTCGCCGTGTTCGAGAACCTGAAGAAAGATGCGCCTCTTGACGGTTTCACCATCGGCATCGAGGATGACGTGACGGAGAAGAGCCTGGCTCCCGTGAACTCCGATGTGAACCTCACGCCGGAAGGCACCACCGCCTGCAAATTCTGGGGCCTTGGCTCTGACGGTACTGTAGGCGCCAACAAGCAGGCCATCAAGATCATTGGCGACAACACGGATATGTATGCCCAGGCATACTTTGCCTATGACTCCAAGAAGTCCGGCGGCATCACCATGAGCCATCTGCGCTTCGGCAAGCTGCCCATCACCAGCCCCTATCTCATCAACAGGGCTGACTTCATTTCCTGCTCCCAGCAGTCCTATGTCTATAATTATGACCTGCTGGCAGGTCTCCGCAAGGGCGGCAAGTTCCTGCTGAACACCGTCTGGAGCGATGAGGAGCTGACTGAGCATTTGCCCTCTTACATGAAGCGCTACATTGCCAAGAACGAGATTGAGTTCTATACGGTCAACGCCGTGAAGATTGCCCAGGATCTGGGTCTCGGCGGCCGCTTCAACATGGTCATGCAGGCAGGCTTCTTCAAGCTGGCAAACATCATTCCCATTGACAAGGCTGTTGACCTGCTGAAGGATTCCATTGTGAAGGCCTATGGCAAGAAGGGCCAGAACATCGTGGATATGAACAACGGCGCTGTGGATCAGGGCGTAGAGGCTCTCCACAGGGTTGAGGTGCCTGCTTCCTGGGCTGAGGCACAGGATGAGGCCGAAGTGAAGCGGGATGAGCCTGCTTTCATCACCGAGATCCAGCGGGTCATGAACCGCCAGGAAGGCGACAAGCTGGCAGTTTCCAAGTTTGCCAGCGACATGGCAGACGGCACCTTTCCTGTGGGCGGCGCTGCTTACGAAAAGCGTGGCACGGCCATCAAGGTGCCTGTGTGGAATGTGGACAAGTGCATCAGCTGCAACCAGTGCTCCTTTGTCTGCCCCCACGCTGCTATCCGCCCTGTGCTCATGACGGACGAGGAAAAGGCTGCTGCTCCCGAGGGCATGCTTTCCAAGAATCCCAAGGCTCCGGCTCTGAAGGAATACAACTTCACCATGGCTGTGTCCACCCTGGACTGCCTGGGCTGCGGCAACTGCGCTCAGGTCTGCCCGGTGAAGGCTCTGGATATGCAGCCTCTGGATGACGAGCTCAAGGCAAAGCAGAAGTACTTCGACTATGCGGTGGACACCAAGAAGGTGGCTCCCAAGACCATCACCATGAAGAAGGAAACGGTCATCGGCTCCCAGTTCGAGCAGCCGCTCCTGGAGTTCTCCGGTGCCTGCGCAGGTTGCGGCGAGACTCCGTACGCCAAGCTCATCACCCAGCTCTTCGGCGACCGCATGATGGTGGCCAATGCTACGGGCTGCTCCTCCATCTGGGGCGGCAGCGCACCGGCTATGCCTTATACCAAGAACGCCAAGGGCCACGGCCCCGCTTGGGCAAACTCCCTCTTCGAGGACAATGCAGAGTTTGGTCTGGGCATGTTCCTGGGCACCAAGGCTGTGCGTGAGGCTCTGGAGGCAGATGCCCGTGCTGCCGTCGAGGCAGGCAAGGGCAGTGCAGACCTGCAGGCAGCTCTCACTGACTGGGCTGACCATCTGAATGAGGGCGAGGGCACCCGCGAGCGCGCCGAGAAGCTGAAGGCATTGCTGGCTGCTGAGAAGGGCAGCGACGAACTTCTGGGCAAGATCTATGACCAGAAGCAGTACTTCGTGAAGCGCTCCCAGTGGATCTTCGGCGGTGACGGCTGGGCTTACGATATCGGCTACGGCGGTGTGGACCATGTGCTGGCATCCGGCGAGGACGTTAATGTCTTCGTCTTTGATACCGAGGTTTACTCCAATACCGGCGGCCAGTCTTCCAAAGCAACGCCTGCTGCTGCTATCGCTCAGTTCGCAGCTTCCGGCAAGAAGACCAAGAAGAAGGATCTGGGCATGATGGCTATGTCCTATGGCTACGTGTATGTGGCTCAGGTTGACATGGGTGCTGACCACAACCAGGTCCTGAAGGCCATTGCCGAGGCAGAGGCTTATCATGGCCCGTCCCTCATTATCGCTTATGCTCCCTGCATCAACCACGGCATCCGCAAGGGCATGGGCAACAGCCAGCTGGAAGCCAAGCTGGCTGTGGAGTGCGGCTACTGGGCAAACTTCCGCTACAACCCGCAGCTGGTTGGCAGCGACAAGAACCCCTTCAGCCTGGATTCCAAGGAGCCTGACTTCGGCAAGTTCCAGGAATTCCTCATGGGCGAGAACCGCTACATCAACCTCAAGCGTTCCTTCCCGGAGGCAGCAGATGCGCTCTTCGAGAAGACCCAGAAGGATGCCATGACCCGCTATGAGAACTACAAGAAGCTGGCAGGCAAGTAAGACGGCAGCTTTCAGTTAATTGCATAGTTTAAGGAGAGACGACCAAGCGTGGGTTGTCTCTCCTTTTTGTCTTTGCGGGAAGGTTTCGAGTTTTCGCAGGATATGTTATAATATTTAATACGACTGAATTATTTTGCAGGGAGGTCATTGCTTTGAATATAAATGATGTAGTCAGCGGCTTCAGGCTGCTGAGGAAAACTTCCATCAAAGAGGTCAGCTCCGAGGCCTATGTCTTTGAGCATGAGAAGAGCGGCGCCCGGCTGTTTTTCTTGCAGAACGATGATGACAACAAGGTCTTCTCCATCGCTTTCCGTACGCCGCCGGTGGATGATACGGGTGTGGCCCATATTGTGGAGCACTCCGTGCTCTGCGGCTCCCGCAAGTATCCCTTGAAGGAGCCCTTTGTGGAACTGGTGAAGGGCTCTCTCAATACCTTCCTCAATGCCATGACCTATCCGGACAAGACCATCTATCCTGTGGCCAGCCGCAATGACAAGGATTTCCAGAACCTCATGGACGTGTACCTTGATGCGGTCTTCTATCCCCAGATGCGGGAAAATCCCCAGGTGCTCATGCAGGAGGGCTGGCACTATGAGATAGAGTCCCCGGAGGAGCCACTGCGCTACAGCGGCGTGGTTTACAATGAGATGAAGGGGGCCCTGTCCTCTCCTGATGATCTGCTGGAGAGCCGCATCATGAACTCCCTTTATCCCGATACCACCTACGGCTGGGAGTCCGGCGGTGATCCTGAGCATATCCCCGAGCTGACTCAGGAAATGTTCACCGAGTTCCACGGCAAGTATTACCATCCTTCCAACAGCTATATCTATCTCTATGGCGATATGGATATAGAAGAGAAGCTGGCTTATCTGGACAGGGAATATCTGTCCCATTACGACCGCATTCCCGTGCCTTCTGTCATTGAGAAGCAGGAACTCTTCACGGAGATGAAGCGCCGCACTGAGTCATACCCTGTGGGTACTGAGGAGAGCACGGAGGAAAAGACCTTCCTCTCCCTGAACTGGCTCATGGGTGATTCCCTAGACACGGAAACTATCATGGGACTGGAAATCCTCAACCATGCCCTCTTGAAGACACCGGCTGCTCCTTTGCGGAAAGCTTTGATTGATGCAGAGCTGGGCAGCGATGTGGACTCCAGCTTCGAGGAAAGCGTGCTGCAGCCTTTCCTGAGCATTGTGGTGGCCAATTCCGAGGCTGACAGGGCGGATAAGTTCTATCAGCTGACCATGGATACTCTGAAGAAGCTGGTGGAGGAGGGGCTGGACAAGACCCTGTTGGAAGCTTCCATCAACCTGTTGGAATTTCGCCTGCGTGAGGCTGACTTCGGCTCTGCCCCCAAGGGTTTGATTTACGGCATTGCCGCCATGAAGACCTGGCTTTACGATGGGCAGCCTGAGGATGCCCTTTACTATGAGAAACTGCTGGCCCGCATGAAAGAAGGACTGGAGGGCAGGTATTTTGAGGAGCTTATCCAGAAGTTCTTCCTGGACAACAACCATGTGACCATGGTGACCCTGACCCCCAGCAAGACCCTGGCAGCAGAGCGGGAAGCTGCCCAGGAAAAGCTGCTGGCTGAGAAGAAAGCGCAGATGTCTGAGCAGCAGATAAAGGAAATCATCGAGGCCTGCAAGGCGCTGAAGGAGCGACAGCAGGCAGAGGACAGCCCCGAAGCCCTGGCTTACATTCCCGTGCTGGATGTGGCAGATATCCGCAAGGAAGCCTATGAGCTGCCTGTGGTGGAAAAAGAGCTCATGGGGACGAAGGTGCTCCACAGCAAGGTGGACACCCACGGCATTGGCTACCTGAACCTTTACTTTGATGCAGGCTGCGTGTCCCAGGAGCATCTGCCTTATCTCTACCTGCTGGCAGAGCTTATGGGTGAAGTGGATACGGCAGAGCACAGCTATGCAGAACTGGCCAACCTCAAGAATCTCCACACCGGCGGCATCAGCTATGATGTGGTGTCCTATACCCGCAAGGGTGAGCCGGATTCCTGCCAGCCCAAGTTCCGCATCAAGGCCAAGGCCCTGGTGAAGAAGCTGCCTCACCTCTGCCAGCTGCTGCAGGAAATCATTACCCGCAGTGTCTTTACGGATGCCAAGCGCATCAGGGAACTTCTGCTGCAGGTGCAGACAGAAGTGGAGCTGAGCCTGCAGCGCTCTGCCCATCAGGTGGTGTCCGGACGCATTGCCGCCTATCTCACCCCTGCGGGGGCTTATGCTGACCAGGGGGGCCTGCCCTTCTATCATTTTGTGAAGGACTTCCTGGCAGACTTTGACAATCATTTTGCCAAGCTCCCGGAGATTTTTGGCGAGGTGCTGCGCCAGGTCTTCAACCAGAAGGACCTTTTGGTGAGTATCACGGTGCCGGAGGCGGATTACAGGAGCTTTGAAGCTGCCTTTGCCCCCCTGCGCCAGTCACTTTCACGCCTGACTTTCCCCAAGCAGCGCTATCGCTGGAAGCTGGCCCGCCGCAATGAGGGGCTTACCTCCTCCAGCCGGGTGCAGTATGTGGGCAAGGGGGCTAACTTCCTGAAACTGGGCTACAAGTACACCGGCTCCATGCGGGTGCTGGAAACCCTGCTGCGCTATGATTACTTCTGGACCAAGATCCGCGTGCAGGGCGGTGCCTACGGTGCTTTCACCAGCTTCAACCGCAACGGCATGATGAACTTCGGCTCCTATCGCGACCCGAACCTCAAGGAGACTATAGAGGTCTTTGATAGCACAGCTGATTACCTTGAGAACTTCGCTGCCTCCGACAGGGAAATGACCAAGGCCATCATCGGCACCATCAGCGGCGTGGATACGCCCCTCACTCCCCAGATGAAGGGGGAGATGGCGGATAACTGTTACCTGCGTGGCATTTCCTATCTTGACCGCCAGCAGATGCGCACGGAAATCCTCACTACCCGCCAGGGGGATATCAAGGCATTGGCTCCGCTGGTGAGAGCCTGCATGAAGGAAAATGTGCTCTGCGTCTTCGGCGGGGAGCAGAAAATCAAGGAAAACAAGAAACTTTTCGGTGCTGTGGCACCGGCGCTCTGAGAGTTGGCAAGGGCAGGTTTTTCCTGAAAGTTTGCAGTTTACGGCGTAGACAAAAACTGCACTATGTCGTAGAATTGTAAACATGAATGAATAAAGGCAAATGTGGATATTCAAGGAGGCTTCCTGATGAAGAAACCGATTTTCAGAGGCGCAGGCGTAGCAATCATCACCCCTTACACTGAGGATGGCGTTAATTTTGAGGAACTGGGCCGCATCATCGACGACCAGATTGAGAATCATACGGACGCCATCGTCATCACCGGCACCACTGGCGAGTCTGCTACCATGTCCGTTGAGGAGCATAAAGAGGCCATCAAGTTTGCGGTGGAGCATACCAAGGGACGTGTGCCTGTGATTGCCGGCACCGGCTCCAATGAGACCCGCATAGCGGTGGAATTCTCCAAGTATGCTGAGGAAGTGGGGGCTGATGCCCTGCTGGTAGTGACTCCTTACTACAACAAGTGCACCCAGAAGGGGCTGATCCAGCACTATACCATGATTGCAGACAGCGTGAATATCCCCATTATCCTTTACGATGTGCCTTCCCGCACGGGGGTTTCTATCCAGACTTCCACCTATGCTGAGCTGGCCAAGCACCCCAACATCGTGGCAGTGAAGGAAGCTAACGGCGACCTTTCCAAGATCCTGCGCCTCAGGGCAGCCTGTGGCGATGACCTGGTGGTCTATTCCGGCAACGATGATCAGATTGTGCCCATTCTCTCTTTGGGCGGCCAGGGAGTTATCTCCGTGCTGTCCAATGTGGCACCCAAGGTCACCCATGATATGTGCCAGCTCTACTTTGACGGCAAGGTGGAGGAATCCATGAAACTGCAGATTGAGTACACTGACCTTATTGATGCACTCTTCTGTGAGGTGAACCCCATTCCCGTGAAGGTGGCTATGCGCAAGATGGGCTGGAATGCCGGCCCGCTGAGGATGCCCCTCTGCGAGATGGAGCCTGCCCATGAGGCACAGCTGGAAAAGGCTTTGAGAAACCATGGGCTGATCAAGTAATTTTGTTTTAGTTGGCAAGAGAAGGAGGAGGCTGTTTGTCAGCCTCCTCTTTTCTGCATGAGGTGAAAGATTATGCATGGTGTGTTTGATATTGTGGGGCCGGTGATGATAGGCCCCTCCAGCTCCCATACGGCAGGGGCTGCCAGGCTGGGGCTCATGGCGCGGAAGATCCTGGGCGAAAGGGCCGTGAGGGCGGAGATAAACCTGCATGGCTCCTTTGCCCAGACCTATAAGGGACACGGCACGGACAAGGCGCTCATTGCCGGCATCATGGGCATGGAGCCTGATGATATGCGCCTGCGCGAGGCGTTGGAACTGGCAGGCAGGAATGGCCTTTCTTACGATTTCAAGCAGGTGGAGCTTCAGGATGCCCACCCTAATACGGCAGTCATCTATCTTGTAGGTGAGACTGGGCGGGTGGCCAGGGTCAGGGGTGCCTCTGTAGGGGGCGGCAATATACTGGTCACCAATATTGACGGCTATGAGGTGGAGCTGAGCGGCCAGTATCCGGCGCTTCTGACCATTCACCACGACCGTCCCGGCATCATCACCAAGGTGACACAGATATTGGCCCGTTATGAGATGAATATCGCTTTTATGCGGGTGTCACGCCAGAGCCGGGGGGAGACTGCCATGATGATCATGGAGCTGGATGACGAACCGGCAGCAGATGTAGTAGAGGAATGCGGCCAGGTGCCGGATGTGGAAATGGCCAGGGCCGTGCCCGCCGTGTGAGCAGGAGAGAAAGATGATAAATTTCAACAATTTGGCTGAGCTTATAGCCATGGCCACGGACAAGTCTATGCCCATGCATGAGATAGTTATTGCCCGGGAGATGCACACCAGCCTGCGCAACAGGGAAAACATCATCAAGGAAATGACTGCCAGCTGGGCGGTTATGCAGGAATCCATTGAACGGGGCATCAGCAATACGGAAAAATCCCTCAGCGGTCTCACAGGCGGCGACGCCCGGCGCCTTTCTCTCTACAGTGAGGGAAAGGTGCGGGCTCCTTACCTGGGGCGGGCAGCCCTGCAGGCGGCTGCTGCCGCCATAGGCGTAAATGAGGTCAACGCAGTGATGGGCCGCATTGTGGCCTGCCCCACGGCGGGTTCCTGCGGCATAGTGCCTGCAGCCCTTTATGCAGCCAGAGAAAGGGGAGCTTCTGAGGAAAAGCTGGTGCTGTCGCTTTTCACTGCGGCAGGCATAGGCATGGTCATAGACCAGAATGCCTCTATTGCCGGAGCTTCCGGGGGGTGCCAGGCTGAGTGCGGTACGGCGGCAGCTATGGCAGCAGGCGCCCTGGTGGAAATTGCCGGAGGAAGCCCGGAGGAAGTGGGGGAGGCGGTGGCCTTGTCTATCAAGAATCTCCTGGGACTGGTCTGCGATCCCGTAGCCGGCCTGGTAGAGGTGCCCTGCGTGAAGCGCAACGGCTTTGCGGTGATCGAGGCCATGCTGGCGGCAGATATGGCTCTTGCCGGCATCAAGTCTGTCATTCCCGTGGATGAGGTCATCGAAGCCATGGATAAGATTGGGCGGGCCCTGCCCAAATCCCTGAGGGAAACAAGCCAGGGGGGATTGGCGGTTACGCCTACGGCCAGGAGGATTGAGCGGAGCCTTTACGGTCAAGAAAAATAACTGGCGGTATTTGGGGAAGTGTAGTAAAATAATAGACAGTGCTAGCCGGGGGCAAGACACCGGCGCAAGCAGGAAATCTATATACGCAGGAGGAAGCAATTTATGAGAAAAATTATCCAAATGCTGGTCATCGTTTGCATGGTAGTGCTTAGCACTCAGGTAGCGTTTGCAAATGCAGAGAAGGAAACCCTTATTGAGGGAGCAGATATTACCTCGATCCATCGCATTGCCGTGGGAGCTCCTCTTTATCAGCCTGTTGCTGCCAATGCGCCCAGCAAGGATATGCTCACCAAGATTGTCTATGATGCCAGCCGTGTGACCCGCAATCATGTGGTGTCCTATGACACGGTGGCAGATAACATCAGGGCAACCAAGGGTGTGGATGTCAGGGTTCTGGAGCGCCGTCAGGCTGGCAAGATTTTCAAGGAGAGCCTTGGCGATCTGGCTGATGCCTATG
This genomic interval from Selenomonas sp. AB3002 contains the following:
- the sdaAB gene encoding L-serine ammonia-lyase, iron-sulfur-dependent subunit beta is translated as MHGVFDIVGPVMIGPSSSHTAGAARLGLMARKILGERAVRAEINLHGSFAQTYKGHGTDKALIAGIMGMEPDDMRLREALELAGRNGLSYDFKQVELQDAHPNTAVIYLVGETGRVARVRGASVGGGNILVTNIDGYEVELSGQYPALLTIHHDRPGIITKVTQILARYEMNIAFMRVSRQSRGETAMMIMELDDEPAADVVEECGQVPDVEMARAVPAV
- a CDS encoding insulinase family protein, which translates into the protein MNINDVVSGFRLLRKTSIKEVSSEAYVFEHEKSGARLFFLQNDDDNKVFSIAFRTPPVDDTGVAHIVEHSVLCGSRKYPLKEPFVELVKGSLNTFLNAMTYPDKTIYPVASRNDKDFQNLMDVYLDAVFYPQMRENPQVLMQEGWHYEIESPEEPLRYSGVVYNEMKGALSSPDDLLESRIMNSLYPDTTYGWESGGDPEHIPELTQEMFTEFHGKYYHPSNSYIYLYGDMDIEEKLAYLDREYLSHYDRIPVPSVIEKQELFTEMKRRTESYPVGTEESTEEKTFLSLNWLMGDSLDTETIMGLEILNHALLKTPAAPLRKALIDAELGSDVDSSFEESVLQPFLSIVVANSEADRADKFYQLTMDTLKKLVEEGLDKTLLEASINLLEFRLREADFGSAPKGLIYGIAAMKTWLYDGQPEDALYYEKLLARMKEGLEGRYFEELIQKFFLDNNHVTMVTLTPSKTLAAEREAAQEKLLAEKKAQMSEQQIKEIIEACKALKERQQAEDSPEALAYIPVLDVADIRKEAYELPVVEKELMGTKVLHSKVDTHGIGYLNLYFDAGCVSQEHLPYLYLLAELMGEVDTAEHSYAELANLKNLHTGGISYDVVSYTRKGEPDSCQPKFRIKAKALVKKLPHLCQLLQEIITRSVFTDAKRIRELLLQVQTEVELSLQRSAHQVVSGRIAAYLTPAGAYADQGGLPFYHFVKDFLADFDNHFAKLPEIFGEVLRQVFNQKDLLVSITVPEADYRSFEAAFAPLRQSLSRLTFPKQRYRWKLARRNEGLTSSSRVQYVGKGANFLKLGYKYTGSMRVLETLLRYDYFWTKIRVQGGAYGAFTSFNRNGMMNFGSYRDPNLKETIEVFDSTADYLENFAASDREMTKAIIGTISGVDTPLTPQMKGEMADNCYLRGISYLDRQQMRTEILTTRQGDIKALAPLVRACMKENVLCVFGGEQKIKENKKLFGAVAPAL
- the sdaAA gene encoding L-serine ammonia-lyase, iron-sulfur-dependent, subunit alpha, which gives rise to MINFNNLAELIAMATDKSMPMHEIVIAREMHTSLRNRENIIKEMTASWAVMQESIERGISNTEKSLSGLTGGDARRLSLYSEGKVRAPYLGRAALQAAAAAIGVNEVNAVMGRIVACPTAGSCGIVPAALYAARERGASEEKLVLSLFTAAGIGMVIDQNASIAGASGGCQAECGTAAAMAAGALVEIAGGSPEEVGEAVALSIKNLLGLVCDPVAGLVEVPCVKRNGFAVIEAMLAADMALAGIKSVIPVDEVIEAMDKIGRALPKSLRETSQGGLAVTPTARRIERSLYGQEK
- the nifJ gene encoding pyruvate:ferredoxin (flavodoxin) oxidoreductase, whose product is MSKKMKTMDGNTAAAYVSYAFTDVAAIYPITPSSPMAEHVDEMAAKGQKNLFGQKVRVIEMQSEAGAAGAVHGSLQAGALTTTYTASQGFLLMIPNLYKVAGELLPGVFHVSARALAASSLNIFGDHQDVMAARQAGCAMLCENSVQEVMDMSAVAHLVAIKGRVPFINFFDGFRTSHEIQKIELIDYDDLSKILDWEAVKAFRERALNPDAPVIRGTAQNPDIYFQEREAVNKYYDAIPALVEECMAELAKVTGREHHLFDYYGAEDADRIIIAMGSVCQAVQETVDYLNKNGEKVGLLSVHLYRPFSLEHFFKFLPKTVKKVAVLDRTKEPGAIGEPLYLDVKSAFYSSDLNPVIVGGRYGLGGKDTTPDQIFAVFENLKKDAPLDGFTIGIEDDVTEKSLAPVNSDVNLTPEGTTACKFWGLGSDGTVGANKQAIKIIGDNTDMYAQAYFAYDSKKSGGITMSHLRFGKLPITSPYLINRADFISCSQQSYVYNYDLLAGLRKGGKFLLNTVWSDEELTEHLPSYMKRYIAKNEIEFYTVNAVKIAQDLGLGGRFNMVMQAGFFKLANIIPIDKAVDLLKDSIVKAYGKKGQNIVDMNNGAVDQGVEALHRVEVPASWAEAQDEAEVKRDEPAFITEIQRVMNRQEGDKLAVSKFASDMADGTFPVGGAAYEKRGTAIKVPVWNVDKCISCNQCSFVCPHAAIRPVLMTDEEKAAAPEGMLSKNPKAPALKEYNFTMAVSTLDCLGCGNCAQVCPVKALDMQPLDDELKAKQKYFDYAVDTKKVAPKTITMKKETVIGSQFEQPLLEFSGACAGCGETPYAKLITQLFGDRMMVANATGCSSIWGGSAPAMPYTKNAKGHGPAWANSLFEDNAEFGLGMFLGTKAVREALEADARAAVEAGKGSADLQAALTDWADHLNEGEGTRERAEKLKALLAAEKGSDELLGKIYDQKQYFVKRSQWIFGGDGWAYDIGYGGVDHVLASGEDVNVFVFDTEVYSNTGGQSSKATPAAAIAQFAASGKKTKKKDLGMMAMSYGYVYVAQVDMGADHNQVLKAIAEAEAYHGPSLIIAYAPCINHGIRKGMGNSQLEAKLAVECGYWANFRYNPQLVGSDKNPFSLDSKEPDFGKFQEFLMGENRYINLKRSFPEAADALFEKTQKDAMTRYENYKKLAGK
- the dapA gene encoding 4-hydroxy-tetrahydrodipicolinate synthase, which gives rise to MKKPIFRGAGVAIITPYTEDGVNFEELGRIIDDQIENHTDAIVITGTTGESATMSVEEHKEAIKFAVEHTKGRVPVIAGTGSNETRIAVEFSKYAEEVGADALLVVTPYYNKCTQKGLIQHYTMIADSVNIPIILYDVPSRTGVSIQTSTYAELAKHPNIVAVKEANGDLSKILRLRAACGDDLVVYSGNDDQIVPILSLGGQGVISVLSNVAPKVTHDMCQLYFDGKVEESMKLQIEYTDLIDALFCEVNPIPVKVAMRKMGWNAGPLRMPLCEMEPAHEAQLEKALRNHGLIK